The Bartonella sp. HY328 genome contains the following window.
TGGATTATTGATGCCAACAATCTCACTTTCTTTCTTAATCTTGGCACCTTAGGTGATCTATTAATGCTATTCATCGTTATGGCAAGTTGGATTTTGATTGTTCTTAGCCTTTCGATCATACCTTATTTGGTCTTACGATCAAAAGGGCGGTTTATTTTAGCTGAAAAAGTTGCGGTGGTTATTAGACTATTGCTGTTCCATATCTTTGCATTTCCCTTTATTTGTTGGCGGATGGTGCGCAATAACTCACCAAAATTGCGAAGCCGCTATCGGCAAAAATTAAAAGCCATGGTCAAAGGAAAAAAAATGCAAGAGCGTAAAATAGAACGCCTTGCACGCATGCAAGACAAATTACGCTCGGTCTAACGCCTAGCACCATCTCCACAATTAAATTAAATTTTGAACATGATAAGGATAATCGAGGTAGATTATGGCAAGTTCAGCAGAGCAGATCCGCAAATGGCAGGGCCCGGCGATATTAAGCTATGGTTATCGACCGTTTTTCCTATTTTCAGCTATTTTGGCTCTTTTCGCCCTTATTGCATGGATTTTTATTTATGCTGGCGTGATGCAGCTCCCTATAGCCTTAGATCCTATATCATGGCACGCGCATAGTTTCATATTTGGTTATTTATGGGCAGTGGTTGCTGGTTTTTTATTAACTGCAGTACCCAATTGGACAGGCCGGCTACCAATTGTCGGTTGGCGACTTATGGGACTATTTTCACTCTGGCTTATTGGCCGCATCGCTATTTTCACCTCACTTTATCTTCCCTATTGGGCAACAATCGTCCTTGACCTCGTCTTTCCTCTTGCACTTGCCTATGCAATTGGTCGCGAGATTATTGCTGGCAAAAACTGGCGCAATTTAAAAATACTTATTCTTGTTGGCCTTTTAATTATTGCCAATTTGATTTTTGATTATCAAGCCCTTTATGAAGGCTATGGTGCTGGCGGTATTGGCGCACGTCTTGGTGTTGGCGTTGCTATCATGATGATTGCTGTCATTGGTGGCCGCGTTGTACCAAGTTTCACACGCAATTGGTTAATGAAACAGGGACAAACCAACCTGCCTGCACCTCATGATAAAATTGACACAATTATCATTGTATTAACTGCATTAACTCTTATCACTTGGATCATTGTACCTAGTAGTATCTTCACTGCAATCTTTTGTATCATTGCGGCTGTTGCCAATTTTTATCGGCTGTATCGGTGGCGTGGCTGGCTAACTTTGGGAGAATCTTTGGTTTGGGTGCTACACCTAGCCTTCT
Protein-coding sequences here:
- a CDS encoding NnrS family protein — its product is MASSAEQIRKWQGPAILSYGYRPFFLFSAILALFALIAWIFIYAGVMQLPIALDPISWHAHSFIFGYLWAVVAGFLLTAVPNWTGRLPIVGWRLMGLFSLWLIGRIAIFTSLYLPYWATIVLDLVFPLALAYAIGREIIAGKNWRNLKILILVGLLIIANLIFDYQALYEGYGAGGIGARLGVGVAIMMIAVIGGRVVPSFTRNWLMKQGQTNLPAPHDKIDTIIIVLTALTLITWIIVPSSIFTAIFCIIAAVANFYRLYRWRGWLTLGESLVWVLHLAFFFIPCGFLAIGLEIFGFLPGGIAPVQHLWMAGAIGLMTLAIMSRASLGHSGRTLHATKFVTSLYIALFISVFLRMLSGLMENNVSLLHLSATLWIFAFGGFIIAYWNILTKPRLQ